A stretch of Brassica rapa cultivar Chiifu-401-42 chromosome A08, CAAS_Brap_v3.01, whole genome shotgun sequence DNA encodes these proteins:
- the LOC103835944 gene encoding serine/threonine protein phosphatase 2A 55 kDa regulatory subunit B beta isoform — translation MNGGGGGDGAASSGGGGGGPPPSLEWRFSQVFGERTAGEEVQEVDIISAIEFDKSGDHLATGDRGGRVVLFERTDNKDNGVSRRDAEQMDYTVRHPEFRYKTEFQSHEPEFDYLKSLEIEEKINKIRWCQPASGALFLLSTNDKTIKYWKVQEKKIKKISEMNIDPSKTPGQPSSSSPPPVVANGVHADPAHDYLSKFSFPPGGLPSLRLPVVTSLETSLVARCRRVYAHAHDYHINSISNSSDGETFISADDLRVNLWNLEISNQSFNIVDVKPTNMEDLTEVITSAEFHPIHCNMLAYSSSKGSIRLIDMRQSALCDSHTKLFEEPEAPGSRSFFTEIIASISDIKFSKDGRYILSRDYMTLKLWDINMDSGPVASYQVHEHLRPKLCDLYENDSIFDKFECCLSGDGLRVATGSYSNLFRVFGASQGSTEAATLEASKNPMRRQIQTPARPSRTISSMTRMVRRGSESPGAEANGNGYDFTNKLLHMAWHPTENSIACAAANSLYMYYA, via the exons atgaacggtggtggtggtggtgacggTGCTGCTtctagtggtggtggtggtggtggtcctCCTCCGTCTTTAGAGTGGAGATTCTCTCAGGTCTTTGGCGAGCGAACCGCTGGAGAAGAAGTCCAGGAAG TTGACATCATTTCAGCCATTGAATTTGATAAGAGTGGAGATCATCTTGCAACTGGTGACCGTGGGGGACGAGTGGTTCTTTTTGAGAGGACGGATAATAAAGAT AATGGTGTGTCCAGGAGAGATGCTGAGCAGATGGACTACACAGTTAGGCATCCTGAGTTTCGATATAAAACAGAGTTTCAGAGTCATGAACCAGAG TTTGACTATCTCAAGAGTTTGGAAATAGAGGAGAAAATCAACAAAATCAGGTGGTGTCAGCCAGCAAGTGGTGCATTGTTTCTGCTTTCCACAAATGATAAAACCATCAAGTATTGGAAG GTACAAGAGAAGAAGATCAAGAAAATTAGTGAAATGAATATTGATCCGTCGAAAACTCCAGGTCAACCAAGTTCAAGTAGCCCTCCTCCAGTAGTTGCTAATGGAGTACATGCCGATCCAGCGCATGACTACCTGAGCAAATTTTCCTTTCCTCCAGGAGGCCTTCCATCTCTGCGTTTGCCTGTG GTGACTAGCCTGGAGACAAGCCTTGTGGCAAGATGCCGAAGAGTGTATGCTCATGCACATGATTACCATATTAATTCAATCTCAAACAGCAG CGATGGAGAAACCTTCATTTCGGCCGATGATCTGCGCGTAAATCTCTGGAATTTGGAAATCAGCAACCAGAGCTTCAACATTGTTGATGTTAAGCCTACAAACATGGAGGACTTAACTG AGGTTATTACATCTGCTGAGTTTCATCCAATCCATTGTAATATGCTCGCATATAGCAGCTCAAAAGGCTCCATCCGTTTGATTGATATGAGGCAATCAGCTCTGTGTGATTCTCATACTAAATT GTTTGAAGAACCGGAAGCACCTGGTTCCAGATCATTTTTCACAGAGATAATTGCCTCAATTTCagatattaaattttcaaaggaTGGGAGATACATACTTAGTCGCGATTATATGACCCTCAAG CTGTGGGACATAAACATGGATTCTGGTCCGGTTGCATCTTATCAAGTTCATGAACATCTGAGACCCAAG CTATGCGATCTATATGAAAATGACTCCATCTTTGATAAATTCGAGTGTTGTCTAAGTGGTGATGGATTGAGGGTAGCAACAGGCTCTTACAG CAATCTATTCCGTGTATTTGGAGCGTCTCAAGGAAGTACTGAAGCTGCAACTTTGGAAGCTAGCAAAAACCCTATgag GAGGCAAATCCAGACACCTGCAAGACCTTCCAGAACTATTAGCAGCATGACACGTATGGTTAGACGAG GATCAGAGAGTCCAGGAGCAGAGGCGAATGGGAacggatatgacttcacaaatAAGTTGCTGCACATGGCTTGGCACCCAACAGAGAACTCAATTGCTTGTGCAGCAGCGAACAGCTTGTACATGTACTATGCATGA
- the LOC103835945 gene encoding inorganic pyrophosphatase 2 — MANKNNIVIVFDFDKTIIDVDSDNWVVDELGFTELFEQLLPTMPWNSLMDRMMKELYDHGKIIEEIKQVLRRIPIHPRVIPAIKSAHALGCELRIVSDANTFFIETIVEHLGISEYFSEINTNPGLVDEQGRLRISPYHDFTKSSHGCSRCPPNMCKSLIIERIQASFTKEGNKMKMIYLGDGAGDYCPSLRLKAEDYMMPRKNFPVWDLISQNPALVKATVRDWTDGEAMERILMGLINEIMEMEKMVSSDNCKISVGIVHEPLLPISLPVPLHLVK, encoded by the exons ATGGCTAACAAGAACAACATTGTCATCGTATTCGATTTCGACAAGACGATCATCGACGTGGACAGTGATAATTGGGTCGTCGATGAGCTTGGTTTCACCGAGTTGTTCGAACAGCTTCTCCCCACAATGCCTTGGAACTCTCTCATG GATCGGATGATGAAGGAGCTTTATGATCATGGCAAAATCATTGAAGAAATCAAACAAGTCTTGAGAAGAATCCCTATTCATCCTCGTGTCATCCCTGCAATCAAGTCCGCTCATGCTCTAGG GTGCGAGCTGAGGATAGTGAGTGATGCCAACACGTTCTTCATCGAAACGATCGTGGAACATCTCGGGATTAGTGAGTATTTCTCAGAGATTAACACAAACCCTGGACTTGTAGATGAACAAGGAAGGTTAAGAATCTCTCCTTACCATGACTTCACCAAATCTTCCCATGGTTGCTCTCGTTGCCCTCCTAACATGTGCAAG aGTTTGATTATTGAGAGGATTCAAGCTTCTTTTACCAAAGAAGGCAATAAGATGAAGATGATCTATCTAGGAGATGGTGCTGGTGATTACTGTCCTAGTCTTAGACTCAAAGCTGAAGATTACATGATGCCAAGGAAGAATTTTCCGGTTTGGGATCTGATTAGTCAAAATCCGGCATTGGTTAAGGCCACGGTTAGAGATTGGACCGATGGCGAAGCTATGGAGAGGATATTAATGGGACTTATCAACGAGATTATGGAGATGGAGAAGATGGTGAGCTCTGATAATTGCAAGATATCTGTTGGGATTGTTCATGAACCTTTGTTGCCTATTTCTCTTCCGGTTCCTCTACATCTCGTCAAGTGA
- the LOC103835946 gene encoding U3 small nucleolar RNA-associated protein 25 isoform X2, with amino-acid sequence MAPKNSNAVSKRHRPHEKFDKKREMKKAKLAEKEVVSNHPTDEEDLDSSEEEDAIEEESEAVVYRKPTTYDNLLASLGSSNKAVADMNKRRQREEEGKSDTEGDDEDEEEDDDSGSEDQISTDGEDDDEIQGDDEVLTENTEKENNDNLSEEEDSDGYETDEEVELSTNGQPLVDASSSASAFSEHLSHILSSEELKTLPEGKWKFKWEAPAIDMPNCRWKGTRPNFLDAVQNDSPYGLKPKLFKHWLQLYQKSGGKDFDSSKRRRFFSICNSYLDILHSNKRPFYNKGREEDSSAMDAYLMHSLNHIFKTRDLVKKNESKIAKHRETSEEEILSDDGFLDQGFTRPKVLILLPMRSIAFRVVKRLIQLTPESQRVNVEHLDRFNAEFGCEDESDDDDEKTSKNGKSTTHKSSKPSDWQALFGEKNSDDEFMLGIKHTRKSIRLYGDFYSSDMIIASPLKLHMAIGQAEENKERDVDYLSSIEVLIIDHADIISMQNWSFLATVVDHINRLPTKQHGTNVMRIRPLYLDGQARFYRQSIVLSSYLTPEMNGLFNRQCLNYKGKVKLACEYKGVLEKVLLPVRQIYERFDADSMTQADNARLEYFTKKIFPKIKDSVEGGVMIFIPSYYDFVRVRNYLKSQNASFCLLGDYTKNADISRAREWFFAGSRKIMLYTERAYFYRRYKIRGIKNLIFYSLPERKEFYPEIMNMLDEGSYDMMSTALFSRFDLLKMERIVGTASAKRMISSDKSIFAFC; translated from the exons ATGGCTCCAAAAAATTCCAATGCAGTGTCGAAGAGACACAGACCACACGAGAAATTCGATAAGAAACGGGAGATGAAGAAGGCTAAACTTGCTGAGAAGGAAGTTGTTTCCAATCATCCAACAGATGAGGAGGATCTAG ATTCATCTGAAGAAGAAGACGCTATTGAGGAAGAATCGGAAGCAGTGGTTTACAGAAAACCGACGACTTACGATAATTTGCTGGCGTCTCTCGGTTCATCTAACAAAGCTGTTGCTGATATGAACAAAAGAAG GCAGAGAGAGGAGGAAGGTAAAAGCGATACAGAAGGAGATGATGAGGAcgaggaagaggatgatgaCAGTGGGTCTGAGGATCAAATCTCTACAGACGgagaggatgatgatgagatTCAAG GGGACGATGAAGTTCTTACTGAGAACACAGAGAAGGAGAACAATGATAATCTTAGCGAGGAAGAAGATTCTGACGGTTATGAAACGGACGAGGAGGTTGAGTTGAGTACCAATGGCCAACCATTAGTAGATGCTTCTTCATCTGCTAG TGCATTTAGTGAGCACCTTAGTCACATATTATCAAGTGAAGAATTGAAAACCTTACCCGAAGGCAAGTGGAAATTTAAATGGGAAGCACCTGCCATTGACATGCCAAATTGCAGGTGGAAAGGAACAAGACCAAATTTCCTCGAT GCTGTTCAGAATGATTCACCTTATGGCCTCAAGCCGAAGTTATTTAAGCACTGGCTTCAATTATACCAGAAATCTGGTGGGAAGGATTTTGACTCTTctaaaagaagaagattttTCTCCATCT GCAACAGCTACCTGGATATTTTGCACTCTAACAAGAGACCCTTTTACAATAAAGGCCGTGAAGAAGACTCAAGTGCCATGGACGCTTATCTTATGCATTCT CTGAATCACATTTTTAAAACGAGAGATCTTGTGAAGAAGAATGAAAGTAAAATTGCGAAGCATCGAGAGACGTCCGAAGAGGAAATTCTTTCTGATGATGGATTCCTTGACCAAGGATTTACTCGTCCAAAG GTATTGATTCTACTACCGATGAGGAGTATTGCCTTTCGCGTTGTTAAGAGACTCATACAACTAACTCCAGAATCTCAAAGg GTTAATGTGGAACACCTTGACCGGTTTAATGCCGAGTTTGGATGTGAAGACGAATCCGATGACGATGATGAGAAGACATCCAAAAATGGAAAATCGACAACCCACAAGTCTTCAAAACCTTCTGATTGGCAAGCCCTTTTTGGTGAGAAGAACAGTGATGATGAGTTTATGTTAGGCATTAAGCATACAAG GAAGAGCATTAGACTGTATGGTGACTTCTATTCCTCGGACATGATTATTGCTTCCCCTCTCAAGTTACATATG GCAATTGGTCAAGCAGAAGAAAACAAGGAAAGGGATGTTGATTATCTGTCGTCCATTGAG GTTTTGATTATTGATCATGCAGATATAATATCTATGCAG AATTGGTCGTTCCTTGCTACAGTCGTCGACCACATAAATAGATTGCCAACAAAGCAACATGGTACCAATGTCATGCGGATCCGGCCGTT GTATTTGGATGGACAGGCACGGTTCTATCGACAGTCAATAGTTCTAAGTTCCTATTTAACCCCAG AGATGAATGGTCTATTCAATCGCCAGTGCTTGAACTATAAAGGAAAGGTG AAGCTGGCGTGTGAATACAAAGGTGTTCTCGAGAAAGTGTTGCTCCCTGTTCGTCAG ATTTATGAAAGATTTGATGCAGACTCCATGACCCAAGCAGACAATGCCCGTCTtgaatattttaccaaaaag ATATTCCCAAAGATCAAAGATTCTGTTGAG GGAGGAGTAATGATCTTTATCCCTTCTTACTACGATTTCGTCAGGGTTAGAAACTATCTGAAGTCGCAGAATGCCTCTTTCTGTCTTCTTGGAGA CTATACAAAGAATGCGGATATATCCCGTGCACGAGAGTGGTTTTTTGCAGGGAGTCGAAAGATCATGCTTTACACTGAGAGGGCGTACTTCTATCGGAGATACAAg ATCCGTGGCATAAAGAACTTAATTTTCTACTCTCTTCCGGAGCGGAAGGAGTTTTACCCTGAG ATAATGAACATGCTTGATGAAGGATCGTATGACATGATGTCCACTGCACTTTTTTCTCGTTTTGATCTGCTCAAG ATGGAAAGGATCGTTGGGACTGCTTCCGCAAAAAGAATGATCAGTTCTGATAAGAGCATCTTTGCTTTCTGTTGA
- the LOC103835946 gene encoding U3 small nucleolar RNA-associated protein 25 isoform X1: MAPKNSNAVSKRHRPHEKFDKKREMKKAKLAEKEVVSNHPTDEEDLDSSEEEDAIEEESEAVVYRKPTTYDNLLASLGSSNKAVADMNKRRQREEEGKSDTEGDDEDEEEDDDSGSEDQISTDGEDDDEIQGDDEVLTENTEKENNDNLSEEEDSDGYETDEEVELSTNGQPLVDASSSASAFSEHLSHILSSEELKTLPEGKWKFKWEAPAIDMPNCRWKGTRPNFLDAVQNDSPYGLKPKLFKHWLQLYQKSGGKDFDSSKRRRFFSICNSYLDILHSNKRPFYNKGREEDSSAMDAYLMHSLNHIFKTRDLVKKNESKIAKHRETSEEEILSDDGFLDQGFTRPKVLILLPMRSIAFRVVKRLIQLTPESQRVNVEHLDRFNAEFGCEDESDDDDEKTSKNGKSTTHKSSKPSDWQALFGEKNSDDEFMLGIKHTRKSIRLYGDFYSSDMIIASPLKLHMAIGQAEENKERDVDYLSSIEVLIIDHADIISMQNWSFLATVVDHINRLPTKQHGTNVMRIRPLYLDGQARFYRQSIVLSSYLTPEMNGLFNRQCLNYKGKIKLACEYKGVLEKVLLPVRQIYERFDADSMTQADNARLEYFTKKIFPKIKDSVEGGVMIFIPSYYDFVRVRNYLKSQNASFCLLGDYTKNADISRAREWFFAGSRKIMLYTERAYFYRRYKIRGIKNLIFYSLPERKEFYPEIMNMLDEGSYDMMSTALFSRFDLLKMERIVGTASAKRMISSDKSIFAFC; encoded by the exons ATGGCTCCAAAAAATTCCAATGCAGTGTCGAAGAGACACAGACCACACGAGAAATTCGATAAGAAACGGGAGATGAAGAAGGCTAAACTTGCTGAGAAGGAAGTTGTTTCCAATCATCCAACAGATGAGGAGGATCTAG ATTCATCTGAAGAAGAAGACGCTATTGAGGAAGAATCGGAAGCAGTGGTTTACAGAAAACCGACGACTTACGATAATTTGCTGGCGTCTCTCGGTTCATCTAACAAAGCTGTTGCTGATATGAACAAAAGAAG GCAGAGAGAGGAGGAAGGTAAAAGCGATACAGAAGGAGATGATGAGGAcgaggaagaggatgatgaCAGTGGGTCTGAGGATCAAATCTCTACAGACGgagaggatgatgatgagatTCAAG GGGACGATGAAGTTCTTACTGAGAACACAGAGAAGGAGAACAATGATAATCTTAGCGAGGAAGAAGATTCTGACGGTTATGAAACGGACGAGGAGGTTGAGTTGAGTACCAATGGCCAACCATTAGTAGATGCTTCTTCATCTGCTAG TGCATTTAGTGAGCACCTTAGTCACATATTATCAAGTGAAGAATTGAAAACCTTACCCGAAGGCAAGTGGAAATTTAAATGGGAAGCACCTGCCATTGACATGCCAAATTGCAGGTGGAAAGGAACAAGACCAAATTTCCTCGAT GCTGTTCAGAATGATTCACCTTATGGCCTCAAGCCGAAGTTATTTAAGCACTGGCTTCAATTATACCAGAAATCTGGTGGGAAGGATTTTGACTCTTctaaaagaagaagattttTCTCCATCT GCAACAGCTACCTGGATATTTTGCACTCTAACAAGAGACCCTTTTACAATAAAGGCCGTGAAGAAGACTCAAGTGCCATGGACGCTTATCTTATGCATTCT CTGAATCACATTTTTAAAACGAGAGATCTTGTGAAGAAGAATGAAAGTAAAATTGCGAAGCATCGAGAGACGTCCGAAGAGGAAATTCTTTCTGATGATGGATTCCTTGACCAAGGATTTACTCGTCCAAAG GTATTGATTCTACTACCGATGAGGAGTATTGCCTTTCGCGTTGTTAAGAGACTCATACAACTAACTCCAGAATCTCAAAGg GTTAATGTGGAACACCTTGACCGGTTTAATGCCGAGTTTGGATGTGAAGACGAATCCGATGACGATGATGAGAAGACATCCAAAAATGGAAAATCGACAACCCACAAGTCTTCAAAACCTTCTGATTGGCAAGCCCTTTTTGGTGAGAAGAACAGTGATGATGAGTTTATGTTAGGCATTAAGCATACAAG GAAGAGCATTAGACTGTATGGTGACTTCTATTCCTCGGACATGATTATTGCTTCCCCTCTCAAGTTACATATG GCAATTGGTCAAGCAGAAGAAAACAAGGAAAGGGATGTTGATTATCTGTCGTCCATTGAG GTTTTGATTATTGATCATGCAGATATAATATCTATGCAG AATTGGTCGTTCCTTGCTACAGTCGTCGACCACATAAATAGATTGCCAACAAAGCAACATGGTACCAATGTCATGCGGATCCGGCCGTT GTATTTGGATGGACAGGCACGGTTCTATCGACAGTCAATAGTTCTAAGTTCCTATTTAACCCCAG AGATGAATGGTCTATTCAATCGCCAGTGCTTGAACTATAAAGGAAAG ATAAAGCTGGCGTGTGAATACAAAGGTGTTCTCGAGAAAGTGTTGCTCCCTGTTCGTCAG ATTTATGAAAGATTTGATGCAGACTCCATGACCCAAGCAGACAATGCCCGTCTtgaatattttaccaaaaag ATATTCCCAAAGATCAAAGATTCTGTTGAG GGAGGAGTAATGATCTTTATCCCTTCTTACTACGATTTCGTCAGGGTTAGAAACTATCTGAAGTCGCAGAATGCCTCTTTCTGTCTTCTTGGAGA CTATACAAAGAATGCGGATATATCCCGTGCACGAGAGTGGTTTTTTGCAGGGAGTCGAAAGATCATGCTTTACACTGAGAGGGCGTACTTCTATCGGAGATACAAg ATCCGTGGCATAAAGAACTTAATTTTCTACTCTCTTCCGGAGCGGAAGGAGTTTTACCCTGAG ATAATGAACATGCTTGATGAAGGATCGTATGACATGATGTCCACTGCACTTTTTTCTCGTTTTGATCTGCTCAAG ATGGAAAGGATCGTTGGGACTGCTTCCGCAAAAAGAATGATCAGTTCTGATAAGAGCATCTTTGCTTTCTGTTGA
- the LOC103835947 gene encoding NDR1/HIN1-like protein 6 — protein MTDDKVYPASKPPVAVNGGTTANPTFPATKAQLYSANRPAYRPPAPRRRTHSRGCCCRCCCWTIFVIILLIVLVAAASAVVYLIYRPQRPSFSVSSLKVSSLNLTSAAHLATAISLSVVARNPNKNVGFSYDVADITVYRVSPGDDDVVIGKGSIASFVHGKKNTTLLKSTVGSPPGDLDELSAGKLKGDLKAKRGVAVKIVLNTKVTVKMGAVKTPKSGIRVTCEGIRAVAPTGKKTTTAVTTAAKCKVDLRFKVWKFTF, from the coding sequence ATGACAGACGACAAAGTCTACCCAGCCTCCAAACCACCCGTCGCTGTCAACGGCGGAACAACCGCTAATCCAACTTTCCCGGCGACTAAAGCTCAGCTCTACAGCGCAAACCGCCCGGCATACCGTCCGCCAGCCCCCCGCCGCCGCACGCATAGCCGCGGATGCTGCTGCCGCTGCTGCTGCTGGACGATTTTCGTAATCATCCTCTTGATCGTCCTCGTCGCCGCCGCGTCCGCCGTCGTGTACCTGATCTACCGTCCTCAGCGTCCGAGCTTCTCAGTCTCTTCCCTCAAAGTCTCCTCTCTCAACCTCACCTCCGCCGCGCACCTCGCCACCGCCATATCCCTCTCCGTCGTGGCCAGGAACCCGAACAAAAACGTCGGGTTCAGCTACGACGTTGCTGACATCACGGTCTACAGAGTCTCCCCCGGAGACGATGACGTTGTTATCGGTAAAGGCTCGATCGCGTCGTTTGTGCACGGTAAGAAGAACACGACTCTGCTTAAGTCTACGGTGGGGAGTCCTCCGGGAGATCTCGACGAGCTGTCGGCGGGTAAGCTTAAGGGAGATTTGAAGGCGAAGAGAGGAGTGGCGGTTAAGATTGTTCTGAACACGAAGGTGACGGTGAAGATGGGAGCTGTGAAAACGCCTAAGTCAGGGATCAGAGTTACTTGTGAAGGGATTAGAGCGGTGGCTCCGACGGGGAAGAAGACGACGACGGCTGTTACCACCGCTGCTAAGTGTAAGGTTGATCTCAGGTTCAAGGTCTGGAAATTcactttttaa
- the LOC103836281 gene encoding probable disease resistance protein At4g19520, translated as MYNLRFLKIYISNQSGGLQPWKEYMTLENNFSVHKLRFLHWDAYPFTTLPTSISPDCLVELKLCYSKLKTLWRGTPKLVKLMKLDLTGSKDLTKLPNLKEAKSLEELILKGCSSLERIPHSICKLSRLQKIDVSNCDRLEKLNISISDSKDNGFEDTSMCLRSVHMFFFGTEPFVGNKLGCSLTDPSIRGNLQIYLKLLEGSADHLSFVSEDHVCHDVDLKSPPYGFKSLDIMRFKWIEKGSESKCNSFSGFPWLQELNLINLNIKKIPDDIDQMHVLEKLDLSGNLFEKLPTTMSHLTKLKHLTLSNCRSLEELPELSQVESLTLSDCTNLRTLVKKHQGTTYNLLELWLDNCKKIESLPNELKHFTKLTCLDLSRHDFRTISSKMVGELTSLATLSLNYCNNLVSLSGLPLSLKCLNAHGCKSLKTYSLQAAHSIDRLDLSPCPNGKDYSTFTRFPAGRRSKEVPVCACPCFQETTTRRKVKHATCSHMSIFLRCLKSWLWDFFLCLLAVVVGIFLAVITDHVIATTLLMTIFMYLRL; from the exons ATGTATAATCTCAGGTTTCTTAAGATATATATCTCTAACCAATCAGGAGGTTTACAACCATGGAAGGAATATATGACTCTAGAGAACAATTTCAGTGTACATAAGCTTAGGTTTCTACATTGGGATGCATATCCTTTTACAACCTTGCCTACCAGTATCAGTCCAGATTGTCTTGTTGAACTAAAGCTGTGTTACAGCAAGCTCAAGACCCTTTGGCGTGGAACACCG AAACTTGTGAAACTGATGAAACTAGATTTGACCGGATCTAAGGATCTAACAAAACTTCCAAATCTCAAGGAAGCAAAGTCTCTAGAGGAGTTGATACTGAAAGGTTGCAGCTCCTTGGAACGGATTCCACACTCCATATGCAAATTATCTAGACTCCAGAAAATTGATGTGTCCAACTGTGACAGGCTGGAAAAGCTGAACATCAGTATATCCGATTCTAAAGATAATGGCTTTGAAGACACAAGCATGTGCCTTAGATCAGTCCACATGTTTTTCTTTGGCACAGAGCCGTTTGTGGGAAATAAACTGGGGTGCTCTCTTACAGACCCATCAATCAGAGGCAACTTACAAATCTACTTGAAGCTTCTTGAAGGATCTGCAGATCATCTATCTTTTGTTTCTGAGGACCACGTCTGTCATGACGTGGACCTCAAGTCACCTCCCTACGGTTTTAAATCACTGGACATCATGCGGTTTAAGTGGATTGAGAAGGGTAGTGAGTCCAAATGTAATAGCTTCTCAGGGTTCCCATGGTTACAGGAGTTAAATCTCATCAACCTAAACATCAAGAAGATTCCAGATGACATTGACCAGATGCACGTCCTAGAGAAGTTGGACCTCAGTGGGAATCTTTTTGAGAAGTTACCTACGAcaatgagtcatctcaccaagTTGAAACATCTGACGCTTTCCAACTGCCGCAGCCTTGAAGAACTGCCAGAACTATCTCAGGTTGAGAGTCTAACACTTTCTGACTGTACCAACCTCCGAACTCTGGTGAAGAAACATCAAGGAACAACATACAATCTCCTTGAGCTTTGGCTTGACAACTGCAAGAAAATTGAGTCGTTACCAAATGAGCTTAAGCATTTCACCAAGCTGACATGTTTAGATCTCAGCAGACACGATTTCAGGACAATATCGTCAAAGATGGTGGGCGAGCTAACCTCCTTGGCAACTCTCAGTCTCAATTACTGCAACAACCTTGTATCACTGTCAGGGCTTCCACTGAGTCTCAAGTGTTTAAATGCACATGGCTGCAAGTCTTTAAAGACTTATTCCCTTCAGGCCGCGCATTCTATTGATCGCCTAGATCTTAGCCCTTGCCCCAATGGGAAGGACTATAGTACATTCACCAGGTTTCCAGCTGGAAGACGCAGTAAAGAG GTACCAGTATGTGCTTGTCCTTGCTTCCAGGAAACAACAACACGTCGTAAGGTTAAACATGCGACTTGTAGTCACATGTCAATCTTCTTGAGGTGTTTAAAGTCATGGTTGTGGGATTTCTTCCTGTGTTTATTGGCTGTGGTTGTCGGCATTTTTCTTGCGGTGATAACCGATCATGTCATCGCAACTACATTATTAATGACTATTTTTATGTATCTGAGGTTGTAA